From one Streptomyces sp. ICC1 genomic stretch:
- a CDS encoding FHA domain-containing protein, which yields MQIRLTVLGSGSRSGHLAASTTASGTGSGTGPAGCDVLVTAPAGTALSAVASGLAATVGGPDTGGTVVLYAGTERLDPGRSVLGEPPLVDGAVLSLNVPGPHVLSDGETGDGPQLHVVAGPDAGGVHLLHPGAIRIGRSADADVPLDDPDVSRLHCTVTVLPDGRVAVADLGSTNGTTLDGAVVGADRVALAPGALLRVGESTLRLSVGPPPSPLPVTPDLEGHLALALPGGPRPQPQLPGADVGADASGAGPGAPAAGSGTVPGPGGDPRERFPPPSPSPDTGADSGAGSGTGAGSGRDRVSGAEDHRQAGWETPDAGRPGPGSGAPGTEQHSGGRTSGHWPGATGASGATGVEHYGEAGWDSAPGPARGGGTGSVRTGPDAGPDAGRDTGSGAPDSASEPRRGARRGIGAWARKWVRGEEPAEAEPPAETASVAAVAVRPGSDDPAALLLAALGPAPRLWAGPPGLEVTLGAGSKVALRESGGLGIAGPRARLTGVARSVIAQLAALHAPGQRLEVVLVSTDRARPLAERRRDWGWLGWLPHVRPAHGQDCRLLLAYDRDQAAARTGELTRRLDDGPLGTHWAAASPDAVREASNGYRGPYTLLVLDGDPGPGALRDVASRLASHGPAGGIHVLALAEAPAATPASPVTETFETACAASPAFRDCGAAALLSGDVATAVRTFAVSGGKPAGPGRAATADAVSVAWAERFARALAPLKADSPATEGYRPAAASLPQTSRLLDELGLARATPASLMARWAAATDQGQRVGGLAEIVLGTGRRGPVGAELVTDGPHMLIEGPAGSGRTELLRSVAASLSAAARPDRLGLILLDGAGGERGDGLLPCTELPHVSAHLIASDPLRMREFAQALGAELKRRSELLDGVPFAEWHALREVSDRMVSPRQPTPGELRGDLEPQRSGTLRLRSSVARADQAAGPSPLPRLVVLVDDYDALVAPGLGSTGRPAAGSVVRALEAVAREGARLGVHLVATSARPDRTADTELARLTTLRVELDAPDQPGPGRGLLRYADGRDVPFQGGRVTGRIPRTATLRPTVVPVEWERMGDPPARRPVRELGNGPTDLALLASALDRASHLVAAIPVLFPPAP from the coding sequence ATGCAGATCCGGCTGACCGTTCTCGGGTCGGGGTCGCGCAGCGGCCACCTGGCCGCCTCCACGACCGCCTCAGGCACGGGCTCCGGCACCGGGCCCGCCGGCTGCGACGTCCTCGTCACCGCACCCGCCGGCACCGCGCTGTCCGCGGTGGCCTCCGGACTCGCGGCGACCGTCGGCGGTCCCGACACCGGGGGCACGGTGGTGCTGTACGCCGGTACGGAGCGGCTCGATCCCGGGCGCAGCGTGCTCGGCGAGCCGCCCCTCGTGGACGGGGCGGTGCTCTCGCTGAACGTGCCCGGCCCGCACGTCCTCAGCGACGGTGAGACCGGGGACGGGCCCCAACTGCACGTCGTCGCCGGGCCGGACGCGGGCGGGGTGCACCTGCTGCACCCCGGGGCGATCCGGATCGGGCGATCCGCCGACGCGGACGTCCCGCTCGACGATCCCGACGTCTCGCGCCTGCACTGCACCGTCACGGTGCTGCCGGACGGGCGGGTGGCGGTGGCCGACCTCGGCTCGACGAACGGCACCACGCTCGACGGCGCGGTGGTCGGCGCGGACCGGGTGGCCCTGGCTCCCGGGGCGCTGCTGCGGGTCGGCGAGTCCACCCTCCGGCTGTCCGTCGGACCACCGCCGTCCCCCCTGCCCGTCACCCCCGACCTGGAGGGCCACCTCGCCCTCGCCCTGCCGGGCGGCCCCCGGCCGCAGCCGCAGCTCCCCGGCGCCGACGTGGGCGCCGACGCGAGCGGGGCCGGGCCGGGCGCGCCGGCCGCGGGGTCCGGTACGGTCCCGGGCCCCGGCGGGGACCCGCGCGAACGCTTCCCCCCCCCCTCCCCTTCCCCCGACACCGGGGCCGACAGCGGGGCCGGGTCCGGCACCGGGGCCGGGTCCGGCCGGGACCGCGTGTCCGGCGCCGAGGACCACCGCCAGGCGGGCTGGGAGACGCCCGACGCCGGGCGCCCCGGACCCGGATCCGGCGCCCCCGGCACGGAGCAGCACTCCGGCGGCCGAACCAGCGGGCACTGGCCCGGCGCAACGGGCGCGTCCGGCGCAACCGGTGTCGAGCACTACGGCGAGGCCGGCTGGGACAGCGCGCCCGGCCCGGCCCGCGGCGGCGGCACCGGGTCGGTGCGCACCGGTCCCGACGCCGGTCCCGACGCCGGCCGGGACACCGGGTCCGGCGCCCCGGACTCCGCCTCCGAGCCACGGCGCGGGGCCCGGCGCGGGATCGGGGCCTGGGCGCGGAAGTGGGTGCGCGGGGAGGAGCCCGCGGAGGCGGAGCCGCCCGCGGAGACCGCGTCGGTGGCCGCCGTCGCCGTACGGCCCGGATCCGACGATCCCGCCGCCCTGCTGCTCGCCGCCCTCGGCCCGGCCCCGAGGCTGTGGGCCGGGCCCCCCGGGCTCGAGGTCACGCTCGGCGCCGGCAGCAAGGTCGCGCTCCGCGAGTCCGGCGGGCTCGGCATCGCCGGCCCCCGGGCCCGGCTGACGGGCGTGGCCCGGTCGGTGATCGCCCAGCTCGCCGCCCTGCACGCACCCGGGCAGCGCCTGGAGGTCGTACTGGTCAGCACCGACCGGGCCCGCCCGCTCGCCGAACGCCGCCGCGACTGGGGCTGGCTCGGCTGGCTGCCCCACGTACGGCCCGCGCACGGACAGGACTGCCGGCTGCTGCTCGCGTACGACCGCGATCAGGCGGCCGCCCGCACCGGTGAGCTGACCCGCCGCCTCGACGACGGCCCGCTCGGCACCCACTGGGCCGCCGCCTCCCCGGACGCCGTCCGCGAGGCCTCGAACGGCTACCGCGGCCCGTACACCCTCCTCGTCCTCGACGGGGATCCCGGCCCCGGCGCCCTCAGGGACGTCGCCAGCAGGCTCGCCTCGCACGGGCCGGCCGGCGGGATCCACGTCCTGGCCCTCGCCGAGGCCCCCGCCGCGACACCGGCCTCGCCCGTCACCGAGACGTTCGAGACGGCCTGCGCCGCGTCCCCCGCCTTCCGGGACTGCGGCGCCGCCGCCCTGCTCAGCGGTGACGTGGCCACGGCCGTACGGACCTTCGCGGTCTCGGGCGGCAAACCGGCCGGGCCCGGCCGGGCGGCCACCGCCGACGCGGTCTCGGTGGCCTGGGCGGAGCGGTTCGCCCGCGCCCTGGCCCCCCTCAAGGCCGACTCCCCCGCCACCGAGGGCTACCGGCCGGCCGCCGCCAGCCTGCCCCAGACCTCCCGCCTGCTCGACGAGTTGGGGCTGGCCCGGGCCACCCCGGCCTCCCTGATGGCCCGTTGGGCCGCCGCCACCGACCAGGGTCAGCGCGTCGGCGGCCTCGCCGAGATCGTGCTCGGCACCGGCCGGCGCGGGCCGGTGGGCGCCGAACTCGTCACCGACGGACCGCACATGCTGATCGAGGGGCCCGCCGGCAGCGGCCGCACCGAGCTGCTGCGCTCCGTCGCCGCCTCCCTGTCCGCCGCCGCCCGCCCCGACCGGCTCGGCCTCATCCTGCTCGACGGGGCCGGCGGCGAGCGCGGCGACGGCCTGCTGCCCTGCACCGAGCTGCCGCACGTCTCGGCGCACCTGATCGCCTCGGACCCGCTGCGCATGCGGGAGTTCGCGCAGGCGCTGGGCGCCGAGCTCAAGCGGCGCTCGGAGCTCCTGGACGGGGTGCCGTTCGCCGAGTGGCACGCGCTGCGCGAGGTCTCCGACCGGATGGTCTCGCCCCGCCAGCCCACCCCCGGCGAACTGCGCGGCGACCTGGAGCCCCAGCGCTCCGGCACCCTGCGGCTGCGCTCCTCGGTCGCCCGCGCCGACCAGGCCGCGGGCCCGAGCCCGCTGCCGCGCCTGGTGGTGCTCGTGGACGACTACGACGCCCTGGTCGCTCCGGGTCTGGGCAGTACGGGCCGCCCCGCCGCCGGTTCGGTGGTCCGCGCGCTGGAGGCGGTGGCCCGCGAGGGGGCCCGGCTCGGTGTGCACCTGGTGGCCACCAGCGCCCGCCCGGACCGGACGGCCGACACCGAGCTGGCCCGGCTCACCACCCTGCGCGTGGAGCTCGACGCCCCCGACCAGCCGGGCCCCGGCCGCGGCCTGCTCCGGTACGCCGACGGCCGCGACGTCCCGTTCCAGGGCGGCCGGGTCACCGGCCGGATCCCCCGGACGGCGACCTTGCGGCCGACCGTGGTCCCGGTGGAGTGGGAGCGGATGGGCGATCCGCCGGCCCGCCGCCCGGTCCGCGAGCTGGGCAACGGACCGACCGACCTCGCCCTGCTGGCCAGCGCCCTGGACCGGGCCTCCCACCTGGTCGCGGCCATACCGGTGCTGTTCCCGCCGGCCCCCTGA
- the snpA gene encoding snapalysin: MRHSRRTTMSAAVGLGIAAVLGAVVPGTTAAAASPAGSPSSYAAYERSQENQAANRAFFEAVRRSVAEQRAANPGLAAVTVTYNTRNAPSFRTQISRSTQIWNGSVANVRLQEVSSGGNFSYYEGNDSRGSYASTDGHGRGYIFLDYRQNQQYNSTRVTAHETGHVLGLPDHYSGPCSELMSGGGPGTSCTNANPNSAERSRVNQLWANGLVASGLDAKG, encoded by the coding sequence ATGCGCCACTCCCGCAGGACCACCATGTCCGCAGCCGTCGGCCTCGGCATCGCCGCCGTCCTCGGCGCCGTCGTACCGGGCACGACCGCCGCCGCCGCCTCCCCCGCCGGCAGCCCGAGCTCGTACGCCGCGTACGAGCGCTCCCAGGAGAACCAGGCCGCGAACCGCGCCTTCTTCGAGGCCGTCCGGCGCTCGGTGGCCGAGCAGCGCGCCGCCAACCCGGGCCTGGCGGCCGTGACCGTCACCTACAACACCCGCAACGCGCCGAGCTTCCGCACCCAGATATCCCGCTCCACGCAGATCTGGAACGGCTCGGTGGCCAACGTCAGGCTGCAGGAGGTGTCCTCGGGCGGGAACTTCTCGTACTACGAGGGCAACGACTCGCGCGGCTCCTACGCGAGCACGGACGGTCACGGCCGGGGCTACATCTTCCTCGACTACCGCCAGAACCAGCAGTACAACTCCACCCGTGTGACCGCTCACGAGACCGGCCACGTGCTCGGCCTGCCGGACCACTACTCGGGCCCGTGCAGCGAGCTGATGTCGGGCGGCGGCCCCGGGACCTCGTGCACCAACGCCAACCCGAACTCCGCCGAGCGCTCGCGCGTCAACCAGCTGTGGGCCAACGGCCTCGTCGCGTCGGGCCTGGACGCGAAAGGCTGA
- a CDS encoding serine/threonine-protein kinase produces MARKIGSRYTAHQILGRGSAGTVWLGEGPDGPVAVKLLREDLASDQELVGRFVQERSALLGLEHPHVVCVRDLVVDGNDLALVMDLVRGTDLRTRLDRERRLAPEAAVAIVADVADALAAAHAAGVVHRDVKPENVLLDMQGPLGPGGAHPALLTDFGVAKLIDSPRRATGGRASAPTTRIIGTPDYLAPEIVEGLPPRAAVDIYALATVLYELLAGFTPFGGGHPGAVLRRHVTETVVPLPGIPDELWQLMVQCLAKAPASRLRASELSLRLRDLLPLVAGMPPLDVDEPDEPEPDRSPEPETAADPVRRRGVVPLVPGSSTDSNRDTHTSMRVPGPDELAGGALGTARVPRPAGGHRPGSARHRAETVRKRRLALAAATVALAAAVGVGSWLAVSSDSAPPARDNKQSGSTAP; encoded by the coding sequence GTGGCACGGAAGATCGGCAGCCGGTACACCGCGCACCAGATCCTGGGGCGCGGCAGCGCGGGCACGGTATGGCTGGGCGAGGGGCCGGACGGCCCCGTCGCCGTCAAACTGCTGCGCGAGGACCTCGCGTCCGACCAGGAGCTCGTCGGACGGTTCGTCCAGGAGCGCAGCGCGCTCCTCGGCCTGGAGCACCCGCACGTCGTCTGCGTCCGCGACCTCGTCGTGGACGGCAACGACCTCGCCCTCGTCATGGACCTCGTCCGCGGTACGGACCTGCGCACGCGCCTGGACCGCGAGCGGCGGCTCGCCCCCGAGGCGGCCGTCGCGATCGTCGCCGACGTCGCGGACGCGCTGGCCGCCGCGCACGCGGCCGGGGTCGTCCACCGGGACGTCAAGCCGGAGAACGTCCTGCTCGACATGCAGGGCCCGCTCGGGCCGGGCGGCGCGCACCCCGCGCTGCTCACGGACTTCGGCGTGGCCAAACTCATCGACTCTCCGCGGCGGGCCACCGGCGGCCGCGCGTCCGCCCCCACCACCCGGATCATCGGGACGCCGGACTATCTGGCGCCGGAGATCGTGGAGGGCCTGCCGCCGCGCGCCGCGGTGGACATCTACGCCCTGGCCACCGTCCTGTACGAACTGCTGGCGGGATTCACGCCGTTCGGCGGCGGGCACCCCGGGGCGGTCCTGCGCCGGCACGTGACGGAGACGGTCGTCCCGCTGCCCGGGATCCCCGACGAGCTGTGGCAGCTGATGGTCCAGTGCCTGGCGAAGGCCCCCGCCTCCCGCCTGCGCGCCTCGGAGCTCTCGCTGCGCCTGCGGGACCTGCTGCCGCTGGTGGCCGGCATGCCGCCGCTGGACGTGGACGAGCCGGACGAGCCGGAGCCGGACCGGTCGCCGGAACCGGAGACCGCCGCGGACCCGGTCCGGCGGCGGGGCGTGGTCCCGCTGGTGCCCGGGTCCTCGACGGACTCCAACCGGGACACCCACACCTCGATGCGGGTGCCGGGACCGGACGAGCTGGCGGGGGGCGCGCTGGGCACCGCCCGGGTCCCGCGTCCGGCCGGCGGCCACCGGCCGGGCTCCGCGCGGCACCGGGCGGAGACGGTCCGCAAGCGAAGGCTGGCGCTGGCCGCCGCGACCGTCGCGCTGGCCGCCGCGGTCGGGGTCGGGAGCTGGCTCGCCGTCTCCTCGGACTCGGCGCCCCCGGCCCGGGACAACAAGCAGTCGGGCTCGACGGCCCCGTAG
- a CDS encoding dihydrofolate reductase family protein produces the protein MRKLTYFIATTVDGFIGAPDGDGDFFYAHLDGEFIEHLKAEYPETISAQGRVRLGLADTPPKRFDTVLMGRNTYEPGLKAGEASPYGHLRRQYVVSRSLTTAPDPAVTLIGGDIAARVRELKAEDGLGIWLCGGADLATQLIDEIDEYVVKTYPVLAGTGMPMSRAGFGVRPLELTGATVLGGGQVVTSYAVRR, from the coding sequence TTGCGCAAGCTCACGTACTTCATCGCCACCACCGTCGACGGGTTCATCGGAGCCCCCGACGGCGACGGCGATTTCTTCTACGCACACCTGGACGGCGAGTTCATCGAGCACCTGAAGGCGGAGTACCCCGAGACGATCTCCGCCCAGGGGCGCGTCCGGCTCGGCCTCGCCGACACCCCGCCGAAGCGCTTCGACACGGTGCTCATGGGCCGGAACACCTATGAGCCGGGCCTCAAGGCCGGGGAGGCCAGCCCGTACGGGCACCTGCGCCGGCAGTACGTGGTCTCGCGCTCCCTCACCACCGCCCCCGACCCGGCCGTCACGCTGATCGGCGGCGACATCGCCGCCCGCGTGCGGGAGCTGAAGGCCGAGGACGGGCTCGGGATCTGGCTGTGCGGCGGGGCGGACCTCGCCACCCAGCTGATCGACGAGATCGACGAGTACGTGGTCAAGACCTACCCCGTCCTCGCGGGCACCGGCATGCCGATGTCGCGGGCCGGCTTCGGGGTCCGCCCGCTGGAGCTGACCGGCGCCACGGTCCTCGGCGGCGGCCAGGTCGTCACCTCGTACGCCGTCAGGCGCTGA
- a CDS encoding serine/threonine-protein kinase: MRPVGSKYLLEEPLGRGATGTVWRARQREAAGAEAAVAGHPGETVAIKVLKEELAQDADIVMRFLRERSVLLRLTHPNIVRTRDLVVEGDLLALVMDLIDGPDLHKYLRANGPFTPVAASLLTAQIADALAASHADGVVHRDLKPANVLLDERDGQMKPMLTDFGIARLADSPGLTRTHEFVGTPAYVAPESAEGRPQTSAVDIYGAGILLYELLTGRPPFAGGSALEVLHRHLSEDPQRPANVPEPLWTVIERCLRKEPYERPSAQSLARGLRVVASGIGVHSTAAEVEAALGVGALLAPDPSPAPVPATPGAADATQMLPGGAGNSPMGAYDPNGMTSVLPPVGAADATSVLPSTGGPGGQGGPVADATSVLPPVQRPDQPHPWQSQMQAARDRNEQTQMQYLDPSEDPLRRRPQRQAPPPQQPQQPPQYRQPQQPPQQQPYRQAPPPQQQQYQQPQQQYAPPPPQHYQPQQHQPQQHQPQQYQQPQGQPQYRQPQPPPQQQPPQGPPRQPAEREPREPRRRGANPVRIPGLGCLKGCLVMILVFFVAGWLVWELTPLQEWVGTGRGWWDQVWTWGSDVVDWVGTIGDATGGGSNP, translated from the coding sequence GTGCGGCCAGTCGGCAGCAAGTACCTGCTCGAGGAGCCGCTCGGGCGCGGCGCCACGGGCACCGTCTGGCGCGCCCGCCAGCGGGAGGCAGCCGGTGCGGAGGCGGCAGTCGCCGGCCACCCCGGCGAGACCGTGGCCATCAAGGTCCTCAAGGAGGAGCTGGCCCAGGACGCGGACATCGTCATGCGCTTCCTGCGCGAGCGCTCCGTCCTGCTGCGCCTGACCCACCCCAACATCGTGCGCACCCGCGACCTCGTCGTCGAGGGCGATCTGCTGGCGCTCGTCATGGACCTCATCGACGGCCCCGACCTGCACAAGTACCTGCGCGCGAACGGACCCTTCACCCCGGTCGCCGCGAGCCTGCTGACCGCCCAGATCGCGGACGCGCTCGCCGCCAGCCACGCCGACGGCGTGGTCCACCGCGACCTGAAGCCCGCCAACGTCCTGCTGGACGAGCGCGACGGCCAGATGAAGCCGATGCTCACCGACTTCGGCATCGCGCGCCTGGCCGACTCCCCGGGCCTGACGCGCACGCACGAGTTCGTCGGAACCCCGGCCTACGTCGCCCCCGAGTCCGCCGAGGGCCGCCCGCAGACCTCGGCCGTCGACATCTACGGCGCCGGCATCCTGCTCTACGAACTCCTCACCGGCCGGCCGCCCTTCGCCGGAGGCTCCGCGCTCGAGGTCCTGCACCGCCACCTCAGCGAGGACCCGCAGCGGCCGGCGAACGTGCCCGAGCCCCTGTGGACGGTCATCGAGCGCTGCCTGCGCAAGGAGCCGTACGAGCGCCCGAGCGCGCAGAGCCTGGCGCGCGGCCTGCGCGTCGTGGCCTCCGGCATCGGCGTGCACTCCACCGCCGCCGAGGTCGAGGCCGCGCTCGGCGTCGGCGCCCTGCTCGCGCCCGACCCCTCGCCCGCGCCGGTCCCCGCGACCCCGGGCGCCGCGGACGCCACCCAGATGCTGCCCGGCGGCGCCGGGAACTCCCCGATGGGCGCCTACGACCCGAACGGCATGACCAGCGTCCTGCCGCCGGTCGGCGCGGCCGACGCCACCTCCGTCCTGCCGAGCACCGGCGGGCCGGGCGGCCAGGGCGGTCCCGTCGCGGACGCGACCTCCGTGCTGCCGCCCGTGCAGCGGCCGGACCAGCCGCACCCCTGGCAGTCGCAGATGCAGGCCGCCCGCGACCGCAACGAGCAGACGCAGATGCAGTACCTCGACCCGAGCGAGGACCCGCTGCGCCGCCGCCCGCAGCGCCAGGCGCCTCCGCCGCAGCAGCCGCAGCAGCCGCCCCAGTACCGCCAGCCGCAGCAGCCTCCGCAGCAGCAGCCCTACCGGCAGGCCCCGCCGCCGCAGCAGCAGCAGTACCAGCAGCCGCAGCAGCAGTACGCGCCCCCGCCGCCGCAGCACTACCAGCCGCAGCAGCACCAGCCGCAGCAGCACCAGCCGCAGCAGTACCAGCAGCCGCAGGGGCAGCCGCAGTACCGCCAGCCCCAGCCGCCTCCCCAGCAGCAGCCCCCGCAGGGTCCGCCGCGGCAGCCGGCCGAGCGGGAGCCCCGCGAGCCGCGCCGCCGCGGCGCGAACCCGGTGAGGATCCCGGGCCTGGGCTGCCTCAAGGGCTGCCTGGTCATGATCCTGGTGTTCTTCGTCGCGGGCTGGCTGGTCTGGGAGCTGACCCCGCTCCAGGAGTGGGTCGGCACCGGCCGCGGCTGGTGGGACCAGGTGTGGACCTGGGGCTCGGACGTCGTCGACTGGGTCGGCACGATCGGTGACGCCACGGGAGGCGGCTCGAATCCCTGA
- a CDS encoding thioredoxin domain-containing protein: MRSIRGLAVASAVAAIAVVLTAGCAQTAQSTDAKSASTPRPVSYAAVGELPETLAADGTTIVVGDPAAATTVRLYEDPRCPYVDEFEAGGAPVLRAMTLRREAKTEYTFASFRDDRVGGDGSKRAVNALRAALDAGLFTEYHTVLMENMAKSERAGGYTTNSLLYLADQVPSLRSEAFDSAVATMKYNDFVMASEKAYEAAGGDDPRGPGTPTVVINGTQITGARYAWLFEERSFGQLLKSARG, encoded by the coding sequence GTGAGAAGCATACGAGGGCTGGCTGTCGCGTCGGCGGTGGCCGCCATCGCCGTCGTCTTGACGGCCGGCTGCGCGCAGACGGCGCAGTCCACGGACGCCAAGAGCGCAAGCACACCTCGGCCGGTGTCGTACGCGGCGGTCGGCGAGCTGCCGGAGACGCTGGCCGCGGACGGCACCACGATCGTGGTGGGCGACCCGGCAGCGGCAACCACGGTCCGGCTGTACGAGGATCCGCGCTGCCCGTACGTGGACGAGTTCGAGGCGGGCGGAGCGCCGGTGCTCCGCGCGATGACGCTGCGCCGCGAGGCCAAGACCGAGTACACCTTCGCGTCCTTCAGGGACGACCGGGTGGGCGGCGACGGATCGAAAAGGGCGGTCAACGCGCTGCGCGCAGCGCTCGACGCCGGCCTTTTCACCGAGTACCACACGGTGCTGATGGAGAACATGGCCAAGAGCGAGCGCGCGGGCGGGTACACCACGAATTCCCTGCTGTACCTGGCCGACCAGGTCCCCAGTCTGCGGAGCGAGGCCTTCGACTCCGCGGTGGCGACGATGAAGTACAACGACTTCGTCATGGCGTCGGAGAAGGCGTACGAGGCAGCCGGCGGCGATGACCCGCGCGGGCCCGGCACTCCCACGGTCGTCATCAACGGCACTCAGATCACCGGCGCCCGGTACGCCTGGCTCTTCGAGGAGAGGTCGTTCGGCCAGCTCCTGAAGTCCGCGCGGGGCTAG
- a CDS encoding ABC transporter substrate-binding protein — MREHGTSRTNSGTETYTETGANTGAKTGPNTGSGPGAKDRTRTRAWAALLAAGALALTACGGGDDGKKADPPSDGATGGPAVSLPRLDGEKLEVAAVWTGPEQENFTKVLAEFERRTGAKVTFVPAQDPIVTFLGTKIAGGAPPDVALLPQVGALVSAVKSKWAQPVGAEAQAQLDRNYSAGWKTLGAVDGVQYGVYYKAANKSLIWYNAKAFEAAGVQPPKTWKELITVADTLSASGTPAVSVAGADGWTLTDWFENVYLSQAGPEKYDQLAKHEIKWTDDSVKAALTTLAELFGRKDFLAGGQSGALATEFPKSVTQTFTGGDRPAAAMVYEGDFVAVNIAQTDAKVGKDALVFPFPSVGAKAPVVSGGDVAVALKPSKGAQALLTFLASADAARIQAREGGFLSPNKSVGPDAYPNDIQRDIAKALIAAGDDFRFDMSDQAPAAFGGTPGAGEWKALQDFLANPSDVAGAQAKLEADAAKAYGN, encoded by the coding sequence ATGCGCGAGCACGGAACGAGCCGCACCAATTCCGGCACGGAGACCTACACGGAGACGGGCGCGAACACCGGCGCGAAGACCGGGCCGAACACCGGCTCCGGGCCCGGCGCGAAGGACCGTACGAGAACCCGCGCCTGGGCCGCGCTGCTCGCGGCGGGCGCGCTCGCGCTCACCGCGTGCGGCGGCGGGGACGACGGCAAGAAGGCGGACCCGCCGAGCGACGGGGCGACGGGCGGGCCGGCCGTCTCCTTACCCCGCCTCGACGGCGAGAAGCTGGAGGTCGCCGCGGTCTGGACGGGCCCGGAGCAGGAGAACTTCACCAAGGTGCTGGCGGAGTTCGAGCGGCGGACCGGCGCCAAGGTCACCTTCGTCCCGGCGCAGGACCCGATCGTCACCTTCCTCGGTACGAAGATCGCGGGCGGGGCCCCGCCGGACGTGGCGCTGCTCCCGCAGGTCGGGGCGCTGGTGTCGGCCGTCAAGAGCAAATGGGCGCAGCCGGTCGGGGCCGAGGCGCAGGCCCAGCTCGACCGGAACTACTCGGCCGGCTGGAAGACGCTGGGCGCGGTCGACGGGGTCCAGTACGGCGTCTACTACAAGGCCGCCAACAAATCGCTGATCTGGTACAACGCGAAGGCCTTCGAGGCGGCGGGCGTGCAGCCCCCGAAGACGTGGAAGGAACTCATCACCGTCGCCGACACCCTGTCCGCGTCCGGCACCCCGGCGGTGTCGGTGGCCGGGGCCGACGGCTGGACCCTGACGGACTGGTTCGAGAACGTGTACCTCTCCCAGGCGGGCCCGGAGAAGTACGACCAGCTCGCCAAGCACGAGATCAAGTGGACGGACGACAGCGTCAAGGCGGCGCTGACCACGCTCGCCGAGCTGTTCGGCCGCAAGGACTTCCTGGCGGGCGGCCAGAGCGGGGCGCTCGCGACGGAGTTCCCGAAGTCGGTGACGCAGACGTTCACCGGCGGCGACCGGCCGGCGGCCGCGATGGTCTACGAGGGCGACTTCGTGGCCGTGAACATCGCGCAGACCGACGCGAAGGTGGGGAAGGACGCCCTGGTCTTCCCCTTCCCCTCGGTGGGCGCCAAGGCCCCGGTGGTCTCGGGCGGTGACGTGGCGGTCGCGCTGAAGCCCTCGAAGGGGGCGCAGGCCCTGCTGACGTTCCTGGCCTCGGCGGACGCGGCACGGATCCAGGCCCGCGAGGGCGGGTTCCTCTCCCCCAACAAGTCGGTCGGGCCGGACGCCTACCCGAACGACATCCAGCGCGACATCGCCAAGGCGCTGATCGCGGCGGGCGACGACTTCCGCTTCGACATGTCGGACCAGGCTCCGGCGGCCTTCGGCGGGACCCCGGGCGCGGGCGAGTGGAAGGCGCTCCAGGACTTCCTCGCGAACCCGTCTGACGTGGCGGGGGCCCAGGCGAAACTGGAGGCGGACGCGGCCAAGGCCTACGGGAACTGA
- a CDS encoding 2-oxoglutarate and iron-dependent oxygenase domain-containing protein: MQVRARAQHTLPVLDLSQADDPALRDSFRGRLHAAARDSGFLHLTGHGVSAAETARILELTRAFFALPEADRLAVSNLNSPHFRGYTRIGHELTGGASDWRDQLDVGAERPAPEVGPDDPAYLWLEGPNQWPAALPELRDAVLGWQSRLAAVAHRLLQELLASIGAPSDFFDAAFADRPHLHTKLIRYPGSAPTGTDQGVGAHKDYGFLTLLLQDTVGGLQVVRDGAFLDVPPLPGAFVVNLGELLEIATDGYLTATDHRVVSPQGAVERFSVPFFYNPRLDAVVETVPGDYLRSAPGLAHDDANPLHAEYGRNELKGWVRAHPSVARRWHPELVTV, encoded by the coding sequence GTGCAGGTTCGCGCCCGAGCTCAGCACACCCTCCCGGTACTGGACCTCTCCCAGGCCGACGACCCCGCCCTGCGCGACTCCTTCCGCGGGCGACTGCACGCGGCCGCCCGGGACAGCGGCTTCCTGCACCTCACCGGGCACGGGGTCAGTGCCGCCGAGACCGCCCGCATCCTGGAGCTGACCCGGGCCTTCTTCGCGCTCCCGGAGGCCGACCGGCTGGCCGTGAGCAACCTGAACTCCCCGCACTTCCGCGGCTACACCCGCATCGGGCACGAGCTGACCGGCGGCGCCTCCGACTGGCGCGACCAGCTGGACGTGGGCGCGGAGCGGCCCGCGCCCGAGGTGGGCCCGGACGACCCGGCGTACCTGTGGCTGGAGGGGCCGAACCAGTGGCCCGCCGCGCTGCCCGAGCTGAGGGACGCGGTGCTGGGCTGGCAGTCGCGGCTCGCGGCGGTCGCCCACCGCCTCCTCCAGGAGCTGCTCGCCTCGATCGGAGCCCCCTCGGACTTCTTCGACGCGGCCTTCGCGGACCGGCCGCACCTGCACACGAAGCTGATCCGCTACCCCGGCTCCGCTCCGACGGGCACCGACCAGGGGGTCGGGGCCCACAAGGACTACGGCTTCCTGACCCTGCTGCTCCAGGACACGGTGGGCGGGCTGCAGGTGGTCCGGGACGGGGCCTTCCTGGACGTCCCTCCCCTGCCGGGCGCGTTCGTGGTCAACCTGGGCGAGCTGCTGGAGATCGCGACCGACGGCTATCTGACGGCGACCGACCACCGGGTGGTCAGCCCGCAGGGGGCGGTGGAGCGGTTCTCGGTGCCGTTCTTCTACAACCCGCGGCTGGACGCGGTGGTGGAGACGGTTCCCGGCGACTACCTGCGCTCCGCGCCGGGCCTCGCCCACGACGACGCCAACCCGCTGCACGCGGAGTACGGCCGCAACGAGCTGAAGGGCTGGGTCCGCGCCCACCCGTCGGTGGCCCGGCGCTGGCACCCGGAACTCGTGACCGTGTGA